In Pseudopipra pipra isolate bDixPip1 chromosome 5, bDixPip1.hap1, whole genome shotgun sequence, the following proteins share a genomic window:
- the GGA1 gene encoding ADP-ribosylation factor-binding protein GGA1, which translates to MEPETLEARINKATNPLNKDLDWDGINAFCEQLNKELEGPPLATRLLAHKIQSPQEWEAIQALTVLESCMKSCGKRFHDEVGKFRFLNELIKVVSPKYLGSRTPEKVKSKILELMYSWTLGLPHEVKISEAYQMLKKQGIVKCDPKLPDDAPFPPPPPRPKNIIFDDEEKSKTLARLLKSSHPEDLRAANKLIKEMVQEDQKRMEKISKRVNAIEEVNNNVKLLTEMVTNYSKGETTESNEDLMKELYQRCERMRPMLFRLASDTEDNDEALAEILQANDNLTQVINLYKQLVRGEEINGETVAGPLRGSTSALLDLSGLELPATCPSYPALPTVSGGSAVPMPDQAGSVSLLDDELMSLGLNDPAPHAAQVSDTSGWNSFQSSDSNELGITPITATPPVKADAGASSPKPSPSSSGLDDLDLLGKTLLQQSLPPESQQVRWEKQQPPPRLTLRDLQNRSGSGTTAHNPSTPPVLQSVSPNPTLPLTSELPAPATLPKAATTPAGSTAVLPRPPATALPQEISLANITVPLESIKPSSILPVTVYDQHGFRVLFHFAKDALPERPDVLVVVISMLSTAPQPIRNIVFQSAVPKVMKVKLQPPSGTELPAFNPIVHPSAITQVLLLANPQKEKVRLRYKLTFTMGEQTYNEIGDVDQFPPPESWGNL; encoded by the exons ATGGAGCCCGAGACGCTGGAGGCGCGCATCA ACAAAGCAACAAACCCCTTGAACAAGGACCTGGACTGGGATGGTATCAATGCGTTCTGCGAGCAGCTCAATAAGGAGCTGGAGGG TCCTCCACTTGCCACCCGACTTCTTGCCCACAAGATCCAGTCTCCGCAAGAATGGGAAGCTATCCAGGCCCTCACG GTGCTGGAGTCTTGCATGAAGAGCTGTGGCAAACGCTTCCATGACGAGGTGGGCAAGTTCCGCTTCCTCAATGAGCTCATCAAGGTGGTGTCACCCAAG TATCTTGGCAGCCGGACACCAGAAAAAGTGAAGTCAAAGATCCTGGAGCTGATGTACAGCTGGACACTAGGGCTGCCCCACGAGGTGAAGATCTCAGAAGCCTACCAGATGCTGAAGAAACAAG GAATTGTGAAGTGTGACCCAAAACTGCCCGATGATGCTCCTTTTCCACCGCCACCCCCTCGGCCCAAGAACATCATCTTTGATGATGAAGAAAAATCCAAG ACACTGGCTCGGCTCTTGAAAAGTTCCCATCCCGAGGACCTCCGGGCTGCCAACAAGCTCATCAAGGAGATGGTTCAGGAG GACCAGAAGCGCATGGAGAAGATCTCCAAGAGAGTGAATGCCATTGAGGAGGTGAACAACAATGTGAAGCTGCTGACAGAGATGGTGACAAACTACAGCAAGGGGGAGACAACAGAAAGCAATGAGGACCTAATGAAG gaGCTGTATCAGCGCTGTGAGCGCATGAGGCCCATGCTCTTCCGCCTTGCCAGTGACACAGAAGACAATGATGAAGCTCTGG CGGAGATCCTGCAAGCCAATGACAATCTAACACAGGTGATCAATCTCTACAAGCAGCTTGTAcggggagaagagatcaatggGGAGACAGTGGCTGGTCCCCTTCGAG gcaGCACCTCAGCGCTTCTGGATCTGTCTGGCCTGGAGCTTCCAGCAACATGCCCTTCCTACCCAGCCTTGCCCACCGTTTCAGGTGGCTCAGCAGTCCCCATGCCTGACCAGGCTGGCTCTGTCTCCTTGCTGGATGATGAACTCATGTCTTTAG GCCTGAATGACCCAGCACCACATGCTGCCCAGGTCAGTGACACCAGTGGCTGGAACAGCTTCCAG TCATCAGATAGCAATGAGCTCGGTATCACCCCTATCACAGCAACACCACCAGTCAAAGCAGATGCCGGTGCATCCTCCCCCAAACCTTCTCCTAGCAGCAGTGGCCTGGATGACCTGGACCTCCTGGGCAAGACTCTGCTGCAGCAGTCTTTGCCTCCAGAGTCTCAACAAGTGCGATG ggagaagcagcagccaccCCCTCGGCTCACCCTGAGGGATCTGCAGAACAGGAGCGGCTCTGGCACCACAGCCCACAATCCCAGCACTCCACCTGTGCTCCAGAGTGTTTCCCCTAACCCCACACTGCCCCTGACCTCAGAGCTGCCTGCCCCTGCTACACTTCCGAAAGCTGCCACCACACCAGCAGGAAGTACTGCAGTGCTACCACGGCCTCCTGCCACTGCGCTGCCCCAGGAGATCTCGCTGGCCAACATCACTGTGCCTCTGGAGTCAATCAAACCCA GCAGCATTCTCCCTGTGACAGTGTATGATCAACATGGCTTCCGTGTCCTCTTCCACTTTGCTAAGGATGCCCTGCCCGAGAGGCCTGATGTGCTTGTGGTGGTGATTTCtatgctcagcacagccccgcaGCCCATCCGCAACATTGTCTTTCAGTCTGCCGTCCCCAAG GTAATGAAGGTGAAGCTACAGCCTCCCTCAGGCACGGAGCTGCCAGCGTTCAATCCCATTGTCCACCCCAGTGCCATCACCCAAGTCCTGCTGCTCGCTAACCCACAGAAG GAAAAAGTGAGGCTACGGTACAAGCTGACCTTCACCATGGGAGAGCAAACCTACAATGAAATTGGGGATGTGGACCAGTTTCCCCCACCAGAGTCCTGGGGAAACCTCTAG